One window of the Drosophila gunungcola strain Sukarami chromosome 3L unlocalized genomic scaffold, Dgunungcola_SK_2 000009F, whole genome shotgun sequence genome contains the following:
- the LOC128259690 gene encoding uncharacterized protein LOC128259690, whose amino-acid sequence MKLLPLIFLAVVAFAAAKVVPTSNSNSLSIDQHGKRVYADEVEDKCDYFCAEKDPSVCASNGQCLLKFESRCAMAAYNCRNPQKMFNTVDDHRCMQDWQPLCMESDLKEFGL is encoded by the exons ATGAAGCTTCTGCCGCTAATCTTTCTGg CTGTTGTTGCCTTTGCTGCCGCCAAAGTGGTGCCCACGTCGAACAGCAACAGTCTGAGCATTGATCAGCATGGCAAAAGGGTTTATGCGGACGAAGTCGAGGATAAATGCGACTATTTTTGTGCTGAAAAGGACCCTTCTGTATGTGCCAGCAATGGACAATGCCTTCTGAAGTTTGAGAGTCGCTGCGCCATGGCCGCGTACAACTGCCGCAATCCCCAGAAAATGTTCAACACCGTGGATGACCATCGATGCATGCAAGATTGGCAGCCACTTTGCATGGAGTCAGATCTCAAGGAGTTTGGCTTGTAA